A section of the Amblyomma americanum isolate KBUSLIRL-KWMA chromosome 2, ASM5285725v1, whole genome shotgun sequence genome encodes:
- the LOC144118858 gene encoding amine sulfotransferase-like: MPGRRPYGRVVDGVLRCPLVDPDIFRTSLSFRAANGDVVQYTYPKSGSHWIQYIMQLIINAGQRISSYSELTRNFRVIEYMNCTNWNSDLPVKLFLTHRPLQRETMNKAAKYIYMARNPWDVCVSLYRISTELSTGTFQDSTFEEFFDVFIEGDLGYGNYFEHVASGYALKNEANVFFITYEELKKDIRDVVLRLGHFLGEGYGKALESDRQKLQNVIQWSKAEHMRKAIVIDLKGNQVPEWDDLFKRNKLQSKHGVDGDKSKCALVKDAKVGSWKECFTPELLTRFEKKIQEEGDKASFMELWADIRAEAIALSRASNKYPVIISPYLQKK, translated from the coding sequence ATGCCAGGCCGAAGACCCTACGGCAGAGTCGTTGACGGCGTGCTGAGGTGTCCTCTGGTCGATCCTGACATCTTCAGAACGAGTCTCTCGTTCCGTGCCGCTAACGGCGATGTCGTGCAATATACTTACCCCAAAAGTGGATCCCACTGGATACAGTACATAATGCAGTTGATAATCAATGCTGGCCAACGCATAAGCAGCTACAGTGAACTCACACGCAACTTTCGTGTGATAGAGTATATGAACTGCACCAACTGGAACTCGGATCTACCCGTGAAACTATTCCTCACCCATCGACCACTTCAACGGGAGACTATGAACAAAGCAGCCAAATACATATACATGGCTCGCAACCCATGGGACGTCTGCGTATCGCTCTACCGTATCTCGACAGAACTGTCCACTGGCACGTTTCAAGACAGCACCTTCGAAGAGTTCTTCGATGTTTTTATAGAAGGCGATCTCGGTTACGGGAACTACTTCGAACACGTTGCGTCAGGATACGCCTTGAAAAACGAGGCAAACGTCTTCTTTATAACATATGAAGAGCTTAAGAAGGATATCAGGGACGTGGTACTCAGACTTGGCCACTTCCTTGGCGAGGGTTACGGTAAGGCATTGGAAAGTGATCGCCAAAAGCTTCAGAATGTGATTCAATGGTCGAAAGCAGAACACATGAGGAAGGCAATTGTGATCGACTTAAAGGGAAACCAGGTTCCTGAATGGGATGATCTGTTCAAGCGAAACAAGTTGCAGAGTAAACATGGCGTCGATGGAGACAAGAGCAAGTGCGCGTTGGTCAAAGACGCCAAGGTAGGAAGCTGGAAGGAGTGCTTCACGCCTGAGCTGCTTACTCGTTTCGAAAAGAAAATACAAGAAGAAGGCGATAAGGCCTCATTCATGGAGCTCTGGGCAGACATTCGAGCGGAGGCAATCGCGTTGTCCCGCGCCTCGAACAAGTATCCAGTCATTATTTCTCCCTATCTCCAAAAAAAATAA